The Chryseobacterium aureum genome contains a region encoding:
- a CDS encoding DUF4258 domain-containing protein, with amino-acid sequence MKKLKFYAIGFVPGLLIVFFILNKKGASCSGYLPNSRVIAESLSKEFKYSEEAKNAMTTYKIDEKFIKDSIITNGKVDFDRSHAQKKPCPDYLITYPEKNPSYEITFEKCEEAVTVNGLKKLK; translated from the coding sequence ATGAAGAAACTGAAATTTTATGCAATAGGCTTCGTTCCGGGGCTTTTGATCGTATTTTTTATTTTAAACAAAAAAGGGGCAAGCTGCAGCGGATATTTACCGAACAGCCGCGTCATTGCTGAGAGTCTTTCCAAGGAATTCAAATATTCCGAAGAAGCTAAAAATGCAATGACTACCTATAAGATTGATGAAAAATTTATTAAAGACAGCATCATTACCAACGGAAAAGTAGATTTCGACCGCAGCCATGCACAAAAGAAACCATGCCCGGATTATCTAATTACGTATCCTGAAAAAAATCCGTCTTACGAGATCACTTTCGAAAAATGTGAAGAAGCTGTGACCGTAAACGGTCTTAAAAAACTTAAATAA